A single window of Nocardioides baekrokdamisoli DNA harbors:
- a CDS encoding DUF3427 domain-containing protein produces MRIERIESGIHESLITSDLNAKIIALDGVDASTAEVDAADLAHVLAQHVYASAQRAFAGRKPVEAVALANELVAALEGAGSQVDSPAAQLLRVSPSPGPGVVTYPNVRPRTPLAEAALMTNAKSEPSLGPELRTEIDTSDHVDLLCAFVRWAGLRLLDPELRRLRERGGKLRVITTTYTGSTERRALDHLIREYGAEVRVQYDAQRTRLHAKAWMFHRATGFDTAYVGSSNLTHTAMLEGVEWNVRLSRIATPTLLEKFNATFDTYWNDSAFELYDPDRDADRLDLALAEAGGRASSGRVTLSLSGLEVTPYPYQQEMLDELEAEREIHGRHRNLLVAATGTGKTVIAALDYKRLCRGGSDRPPLLFVAHRKEILTQSLRTYREVLSDANFGELYVDGAFPTEWKHVFASVQSLTAYGVDQLPLDAFDIVVIDEFHHAAAVTYRRLLDHLTPKELLGLTATPERADGVNVRDAFFDGRIASELRLWDALGAELLCPFHYFGVADNTDLSQVTWRQGRYDDRELSNLLTGNDARTRIVLKQLNDKVLDTGSMRALGFCITIEHARYMTQAFNDAGISARAVTGNSSAEERASALEALREGSVNVLFTVDLFNEGLDIPGVDTILFLRPTESATIFLQQLGRGLRRTADKAVLTVLDFVGFQHKSFRWDLKLTALTGLSRSRLEPAVGQEFPFLPSGCQIVMDKETQAAVLANLRRQLGNRWSDLLTELRSIGNVDLNEYLTESGASLPDVLRANRSWTRLRREAGFETRPAGPREDELLKRGRSLVHVDDPNRAAVYRSLLTHDSDIVGWAEHERRLAEMLFFSLWPNGGGFASISEGLKAVAAERPAAGELSSVVDIGFDRARRATVALSGDLAAVPLQVHARYRREEVLAALGDATLAKPPVNFREGVLWVPHLNADVFFIQLKKSEAAFSPTTMYRDFPISPLLFHWESQSRTTTSSPTGQRYLSGSSNVLLFVRETSVDEYGTGAPYLFLGPAKYVKHEGERPIAITWKLETTMPIDFFTAAKIVTS; encoded by the coding sequence ATGCGTATTGAACGGATCGAATCAGGCATCCACGAATCCCTGATCACGTCCGACCTCAACGCGAAGATCATCGCTCTCGACGGCGTCGATGCCTCCACAGCTGAAGTGGACGCAGCGGACCTCGCACACGTCCTCGCGCAGCACGTGTACGCCTCGGCGCAGCGGGCGTTCGCAGGACGCAAGCCGGTTGAGGCAGTCGCGCTTGCTAACGAACTCGTCGCCGCCCTCGAAGGCGCAGGCTCCCAGGTCGACTCGCCGGCTGCTCAGTTGCTGCGCGTCAGCCCGTCGCCCGGACCCGGGGTTGTGACCTATCCCAACGTTCGGCCGCGAACCCCACTGGCCGAGGCCGCCTTGATGACAAACGCCAAGAGCGAGCCGAGTCTCGGGCCTGAACTCCGCACCGAGATCGATACCTCTGACCACGTCGATCTCCTCTGCGCGTTCGTTCGGTGGGCGGGCTTGCGGCTGCTCGATCCTGAGCTCCGCCGACTGCGGGAGCGCGGCGGCAAGCTTCGGGTCATCACGACCACTTACACCGGCTCGACCGAGCGGCGCGCACTCGATCACCTGATTCGTGAGTACGGAGCGGAGGTCCGCGTTCAGTACGACGCCCAGCGGACCAGGCTCCACGCCAAGGCATGGATGTTCCACCGGGCCACTGGTTTCGACACGGCTTACGTCGGCTCATCGAATCTGACCCACACCGCCATGCTTGAGGGCGTTGAGTGGAACGTACGACTCTCCCGCATCGCCACGCCCACGCTGCTTGAGAAGTTCAACGCCACCTTCGACACCTACTGGAACGACTCCGCGTTCGAACTGTACGACCCAGATCGGGATGCAGATCGCCTCGATCTCGCGCTCGCAGAAGCTGGCGGCCGGGCGTCATCGGGTCGCGTCACTCTGTCGCTCTCCGGCTTGGAAGTCACGCCGTACCCCTACCAGCAAGAGATGCTGGACGAACTCGAAGCTGAACGCGAGATCCACGGACGGCATCGCAATTTGCTGGTCGCCGCGACCGGCACCGGCAAGACCGTCATTGCGGCGCTTGACTACAAGAGGCTGTGCCGCGGAGGATCCGATCGACCTCCCCTTCTCTTCGTTGCGCACCGCAAAGAGATCCTCACTCAGTCACTGCGTACGTATCGCGAGGTCCTGTCGGACGCGAACTTTGGCGAGCTCTACGTCGACGGCGCCTTCCCCACTGAATGGAAGCACGTCTTCGCCAGCGTTCAATCTCTGACCGCATATGGCGTCGATCAACTTCCTCTGGATGCTTTCGACATTGTCGTGATCGACGAGTTCCACCATGCGGCCGCCGTGACCTATCGGCGTCTTCTCGACCATCTCACGCCCAAGGAACTCCTCGGTCTCACGGCGACTCCCGAGCGCGCCGACGGAGTGAACGTCCGCGACGCATTCTTCGACGGCCGCATCGCGTCAGAGCTACGTCTCTGGGATGCCCTCGGTGCCGAGCTGCTGTGTCCGTTCCATTACTTCGGCGTAGCCGACAACACCGACTTGAGTCAGGTGACGTGGCGTCAAGGGCGCTACGACGACCGCGAGCTTTCCAACCTCCTCACCGGCAACGACGCACGTACACGCATCGTTCTCAAGCAGCTGAACGACAAGGTTCTCGACACGGGATCGATGCGCGCACTTGGCTTCTGCATCACCATCGAGCACGCCCGCTACATGACCCAGGCATTCAACGATGCCGGTATCAGCGCGAGGGCTGTGACGGGCAACAGCTCAGCCGAGGAGCGCGCATCCGCGCTCGAAGCGCTCCGCGAAGGTTCGGTCAACGTCCTCTTCACGGTCGACCTCTTCAACGAGGGTCTCGACATTCCAGGGGTGGACACGATCCTGTTCCTCCGCCCAACCGAAAGCGCCACGATCTTCCTTCAGCAGTTGGGTCGCGGACTTCGGCGGACTGCAGACAAGGCCGTCCTGACCGTGCTCGACTTCGTCGGCTTCCAGCACAAGTCGTTTAGGTGGGACCTCAAACTCACCGCCCTCACTGGTCTGTCTCGCAGCCGCCTGGAACCTGCAGTCGGGCAAGAGTTCCCGTTCCTCCCAAGTGGCTGTCAGATCGTGATGGACAAGGAGACGCAAGCCGCGGTCCTGGCGAACCTTCGAAGGCAGCTGGGTAATCGCTGGAGCGATCTGCTCACGGAGCTCCGGTCCATCGGGAACGTCGACCTCAACGAGTACCTCACCGAGTCCGGCGCCTCCTTGCCTGACGTCCTTCGAGCGAACCGCTCGTGGACGCGGTTGCGTCGCGAAGCTGGATTCGAAACGCGCCCTGCCGGACCTCGCGAGGACGAGTTGCTCAAGCGTGGCCGCTCGCTCGTGCATGTCGACGACCCAAATCGGGCCGCTGTCTACCGAAGTCTCCTGACACACGACTCCGACATCGTCGGCTGGGCGGAACACGAGCGTCGTCTGGCGGAGATGCTGTTCTTCTCCCTCTGGCCAAACGGCGGTGGCTTCGCCAGCATCAGCGAAGGTCTCAAGGCCGTCGCCGCTGAGCGACCGGCCGCCGGCGAACTGTCCTCAGTCGTCGATATCGGGTTCGACCGAGCGCGGCGGGCGACAGTCGCCCTCTCGGGAGACCTCGCCGCTGTACCTCTTCAGGTCCATGCACGGTACCGACGCGAGGAGGTGCTCGCTGCCCTGGGCGATGCCACCCTCGCGAAGCCGCCCGTGAACTTCCGCGAAGGCGTCCTCTGGGTCCCGCATCTCAACGCCGATGTGTTCTTCATTCAGTTGAAGAAGTCCGAGGCTGCGTTTTCTCCCACGACGATGTACCGCGACTTCCCGATCAGTCCACTCCTGTTCCATTGGGAGTCACAGAGCCGGACGACAACCTCGTCGCCGACCGGTCAGCGATACCTCAGCGGATCCAGCAACGTCCTGCTTTTCGTCCGCGAAA